The Aureimonas populi genome includes the window TCGCGGTTATTCCAACCGCCTTACCTACGGGCTCGTGGCGGCCGGCGCCACGCTCGGCATCCTCATCCCGCCGAGCATCGCGATGATCATCTACGGCAACACGGTGGGCGCGCCGATCACGGTGCTCTTCGTCGCCGGCATCGTCCCGGGCGTCCTCCTGGCGGCGCTCTTCGCGCTGATCGTGGTTGTCTGGTCCTATGTCAGCCCGAGTTCGGTTCCGGTGGGCGATCGCTACCCGATGAGCGAGAAGCTGGGCTCGCTGGTCGCCGTCCTGCCCTTCCTTCTTCTCATCATGGCGGTGCTGGGCTCGCTCTACTTCGGCATCGCCACGCCCACCGAGGCGGGGGCCGTCGGCGCCATCGCCGCGCTTGTGTTGTGCATCCAGCAGGGGCGGATGACCCTGCCGCTCCTCTACAAGGTCCTCTACGACACGGTTGCCGTCACGTCCTTCATCATGCTGATCGTCGTCGGCGCCTCGATCTTCGGTTGGGTCTTCGATTTCCTGCGCCTGCCGCGCGAACTGGTGGGCGTCGTGACCGGCTGGGACCTCCAGCCCTGGATGGTGGTGGCGATGATCGCCGTCTTCTACCTGATCCTGGGCATGTTCATCGAATCCATCTCGATGATGCTGATGACGCTGTCGGTCACCTTCCCAATCATTGTGGCGCTGGGCCTCGATCCGATCTGGTTCGGGATCGTCCTCGTCATCCTCGTCGAAATAGGACTCGTGACGCCGCCGGTCGGCATCGTGCTCTTCATCCTGCGCGGCATGAGCGGGGTGCCGCTGCGCGACATCACCATCGGCGTCCTGCCCTTCGTCGCCCTCATGCTCGCCTTCATCGCGCTGCTCTACGTCTTTCCGGAGATCGTCCTGTGGCTGCCGCGCCAGATGAGCTGACCTTCACCACGGGAGAACCATCATGAGCCTGAAACTCGGCTTCGTCGGCATCGGACGCATGGGCGCGCCAATGGCCCGCCGGCTGCTCGCCGCCGGCCTCGACCTCACTGTCTACGATCCCAACGCCGAGGCGGTGGAAGCCCTCGTGCGATCCGGCGCGAAGGTCGGCGGCAGCCCCGCCGCAGTGGGCGCGGCGGCCGAGATCGTATTCCTTTCCCTTCCCACGCCCGACATCGTGCAGGCGGCGGCGCTCGGCCAGGAGGGGATCGCGGAAGGCGGCACCGCGCGCATCGTCGTCGATCTGTCCACCACGGGGCCACGCGGTGCCAAGGCCCTTGCCGCGGGGCTTCTGGAACGCGACATCGCGACCGTGGACTGCCCCGTAAGCGGCGGGGTCGCCGGGGCGGAAGCCGGCCGGCTGACGCTCATGGCCGCAAGCCCGCAAGACACCTTCGCCGAGGCCGCCCCCCTTCTCTCCCATTTCGGCAAGGTGACGCATGTCGGCACCGAGCCCGGGCAGGCCCAGCTCATCAAGGTCATCAACAATCTCATGTCGGTGACGGCCCTGGCCATAGCGTCGGAGGGCTGCGTTCTGGCGCAGAAGGCGGGCATCGATCCGGCCATGCTCATGCAGGTGGTCAACAGCGGCAGCGGGCGCTCCAACGCCAGCGAGGACAAAATCCCGAAATACGTGCTGACGCGCTCCTTCGATTTCGGTTTCGCGCTCGGCCTCTCGGCTAAGGATGTCCGGCTCTGCCTCGACGAGGCCGAGGCGCTGGGCGTGCCGATGATCGTGGGCAGTGCCGCGCGCCAGCTTCTCACCGTCGCCAAGGGCGAGCTTGGGCCGGAAGGCGACCTGACGGCCCTTATCCAGCCCATCGAGCGCTGGGCCGGCGTGGAAGTCGCCGGCGGCAAGGGCGGCGCATGAGTGCCTCCGCCGCGCTTGCGACCTTCGCGGCCGAGACCGCGTCGGTGCCCGACGCGGTGCGCCGCGAAGCGATCCGCTCGATCATGAACGGCTTCGCCACCGGCCTTGCCGGCTGCGGCGACGCCGCCACTCTCCACGCCAAGGCCGTGGCCACGCGTTTCTCCGCACGTGGCGAGGCGAGCATCATGGGGCACCCGGAGCGGGTGGACATCCTCACGGCCGCCTTCCTGAACGCCATCGCAATCAATGTCCACGACTTCGACGACACGCATCCCGGCACCATCCTGCATCCGACGGCGCCGGTGTTGCCGCCGCTGTTGGCCCTTGCCGAGACGCGGGCGGTGACGGGGGCGGCCTTCCTCGACGCCTTCGCCATCGGCGTGGAGGTGGAATGCCGGATCGCCAATGCCGTCTCGCCGGGCCACTATCGGCGCGGCTGGCACATCACGGCGACCTGCGGCGTCTTCGGCGCGGCGGCCGCCTCGGGACGCATTCTGGGCCTCGACGCGGAGCGTATGCTCCATGCCCTCGGCATCGCCTCCGCGCAGGCTTCCGGTCTTGTGGAGACGCTCGGCACCATGGCCAAGAGCGTGGGTGTCGGCAACGCGGCGCGCAACGGCCTTTTCGCGGCCCTTCTTGCCGAAAACGGCTTGAAAGGACCTGCCCTCCCGCTGGAAGGCCCTCGCGGCTTCGTGGAAGTGACATCGGATGAACCGCGTCCCGGATGCCTTGCGGAAGGGCTGGGCGAGAGCTGGCAGCTTCTCCTCAACACCTACAAGCCCTATCCCTGCGGCGTGGTGCTGAACCCCGTCATTGAGGCCGCCCTCCTGCTGGCCGCCGAGCCCGGCTTCGACGCGGCCCGCGTGCAGGGCGTCACCGTGCGGGGCGCCGCGCTCCTTGCCGAGCGCGCCGACCGCCCCTCTCCGGCAGAGGGCCGCGAGGCGCAGGTCAGTGCCCAGCACGCGGTGGCGGTCGCCTTCCTGCGGGGCAGGGCCGGCCTGGCGGAATTCAGCGACGCAGCGGTGGCCGACCCGGCTGTCCAGGCCCTGCGCGAGACCGTGCGTGTGGCGATCGACCCGCAGCTGCCGGTCGGAGCGGCCGTCATCGACGTGCGCCTGCCATCGGGCTCGCTGTCGCGGCGCGTGGACAAGGCGCGCGGGGACGGCGGGCGACCGCTCGCCGACGCGGACATAGAGGAGAAGCTGCGGGCGCTGGCCGACTACGGCGCGCCTTCGGTGGACACCGCGCCCCTGATCGCGGCGCTCCGGCACAGCCCCGATGCCACCGACATGAGCGGCCTTGCCCGTTTTGCAACTCCGTAGCGCCCCATGCCCGTAGCCGGCAGCGCTTCTCCTTCCCAGGTCGGCGGGAGAAGGGCAGACCGCCCTACCCTTCCGGCAGAGGCTGGTCGCCCGCCATCACCCCGCCGTCGATCACGAAGGAGCCGCCCGTGACCATCGCGGATTCATCCGAGCAAAGATAGACGGCCATGGCGGCCACCTCGTCCGGGCGGATCATGCGCCCGACCGGCTGGTAGCGCGACAGGGCCTCGAAACGCTCCTTCTCCTCGCCCGGATAGTATCTCGCCAGATAGTTCTCGATGAAGGGCGTGTGGACGCGCGCCGGGCAGATGCAGTTGGCGCGGATGCCATCCGCCACGTAATCGACGGCGATCGAGCGCGTCATCATGGCGATGGCGGCCTTTGACGCGCTGTAGACGAACCGCTCGCGCATGGCCCGCACCGAGGCGAGCGAGGCCATGTTGAGCACCGTCCCGCCGCCGCGCCCGATCATGCCGGGCAGGAAGGCCTTCGTCACGTTAAACAGCCCCTCGACATTGACGCCGAGGACGAGGCGCAAATCCTCGAGGCTGGCGTCCAGCAGTTTGCCGATCGTGATCGCGGCGGCATTGTTGACGAGGACGTTCACCTGGACCCCGGCGTCGGCCAGCGAGGCGTCGAGGGCGGCGATGCCCTTCGGATCGGTCACGTCGAGCCTGCGCACCAGCACCCGCTCGCCGCCCGGCAGCCCAGCGCATCTCTCGGAGAGCAGCGCGGTATCGAGGTCGCTCGCGACCACGACGGCGCCTTCACGCAGGAAAGCCTCCACCATGGCCATGCCAATGCCGCCGGCCGCCCCGGTCACGAGGCATGTCTTGCCGTTCAGTCTCATCCGCCTGTCTCCCGTCGTGCCTCAGGCCGCCGCCCAGCCGCCGTCCACGGCCATGTTGGCCCCGTTGATGTCGGACGAATGCGGGCCGCAGAGAAAAGCGACCGTCGCCCCTACCGCCTCCACCGAAACGAAACGGCCCGTCGGATTGCGCCCCACGAGATAGTCGGCCCGCGCCTCTTCGAAGCCGCGCCCGGCCGCCCGCGCGCGCTCGGCGATGCGTGACAGGATCGCTTCGGTCGGCACCGTTCCCGGACTGACCGCGTTGGCGGTGATACCGGTGCGGGCCAGTTCGATGGCAAGCGCGCGCGTCATCCCGAGCAGCGCCGACTTCGTGGTCACGTAGTCGATGCGGTTCTCGGCCCCTCGCACGCCGTAGATGGACGCCATGTTGACGATACGCCCCCAACCGGCCGCCTTCATCGTCGGGACGGCAAGCCGTGCCAGATGAAAGGCCGAGGAGAGGTTGACGGCGATCGAGGCGTCCCACTCATCGCTCCGGAACTCATCCACAGGCTTGAAATGCCGCAGGACCGCATTGTTGACGATGATGTCGATCCGGCCGAAGCGCCGGGCCGCCGTGTCCACCAGGGCCTCGATCGCGTCGACCGACCGCAGGTCGGCGCCCGAGAACATCGTGGCGCCCCCATAGGCGGCAGCCAGTTGCCCCGCCGCCGCCTCCCCCGTCCGCCGATCGCACAGGCCGTGGACGATGACATTCGCCCCGGCCCCGGCAAGCGCCTCCGCCACTCCGAGCCCGAGGCCCGCGAAGGAACCGGTGACGAGCGCCGTGCGCCCATGCAGCATGGGGTCCTCCCTCATCGTTCGCGCGGGGGCACGTCGAGGCGCACCGCGATGCCTTCGAGTTCGGGCGCGGGCGCGGGGTAGAGCCGCATCACCGCCGGATCGTGGCCGGGAATCACATGGTCGTCGGAATCGGCAAGGCGACGGATGGTGCGGTAGCCGTCCAGCAGTTCGCCCACGTGGTAGACCGCCGGGAAAACGAGATTGTCCCGGTAATTGGCATAGAGATGCGTGGCATCCGACGCGATCACGACATGGCCGCGCCGCGTCCACACGCGCACCACCTGGAGGCCGCCGGTATGGCCGCCCGTGCGGTGGACGGTCAGCCCGTCGGCCAGTTCGTCGACCTCTTCGTGGAAGGTAATCCGTCCGGCGAAATTCAGCCTGACGAACCCCACCACGTCCTCCACGTCGAAGGGGTGGCGCAGGAAGGAATGACACATGCAGGGGCCGGTCGCGTAGGCGGCCTCGCCCGCCTGTAAATGAAAGCAAGCCCTTGGAAAGTCGGCGAGGGTGCCGGCGTGGTCGTAGTGCAGATGCGTCAGAACGACATCCTCGACCTCCCTGACGCGCACACCGAGTTTCTCCAGCGCCTGCGCGGGCCGCGAAACCAGCTCGCGCCCCCGCGCCCTGGCCGCCGCCTCGCCAAAGCCGGTGTCGATCACGAAGAGGCGGTCGGAGCGCCGTGCCACCCAGACGTAATAGAACAGATCCTCGCCCGCCTCGTGGATATCGGCGCCGACGAAATTGTCGGCCCCGCGCCGCCCCGTGTGACAGGCGTATTTCAGGGCAAACAGCTCGAAAGGTTCGGGCTGCGTCATGCTTGGTTCCTCCCCGATCACAATCGAAAGGCGACCGTCCCTTCTCTCATAGCACTCATATCGGAAAACTCAACATACGATACTACCATCATACAAACTTGACGCTTGCTTGCGATTGTATGATGGTTCGCCGGGATGGAAATCCGCGAGCGGACGGCAAGGAGCATCAATACATGGCCAGACGAGCCGAATTTCAGGGCGAGCAGTTCGAGAAGGGACTTGGAATCCGGCGCGAGGTGCTCGGGGGAGCCTATGTCGACAAGTCGGTGGACGCCGCCACGGACGTAACTGCCCCGCTCCAGAAGCTCGTGACGGAATGGTGCTGGGGCGAGATCTGGTCGCGTCCCGGCCTCGACCGGCGCACGCGCAGCTTTCTGAACCTAGCCATGCTGACGGCGCTCAACCGGCCGCACGAGATCAAGCTGCATGTGCGCGGCGCGCTGAACAACGGCGTCACGCGCGAGGAGATCGGCGAGGTGGTGCTGCAAGCGGCCATCTATTGCGGCGTTCCGGCCGCGCTCGACACGCTGCGCGTCGTCACCGAGACCTACGCGCAGATCGATGCCGAGGCGCAAAGCCGCTGACCGGGAGGCCGGGGAGGAGAGAACAGATGACCGCAACAATCGGTTTCGTTGGCCTGGGCACGATGGGCCTTCCCATGGCGTCCAACCTTTCTCGCGCCGGCTTTGCCGTGCGCGGCTACGATCTTTCGCCCGAGGCACGCAAAGCCTTTGCCGAAGTCGGCGGCGTGGCCGCGTCCTCGGCGGCGGAGGCGACGAAGGGTGCGGCCTTCGTCATCACCATGCTGCCGACGGCCGCCCATATCGACGCGGCGCTCTTCGAGGCGGGCGGCATCGCCGAGGCAATCGGGCCCGAGGCGATCCTCGTCAACATGTCCACCATCCTGCCAGAAGAAACCGATCGGCTCGCCGCCCGGCTGTCCGGGTTCTCCATCGCGATGATCGACGCGCCGGTGGGCCGCTCGGCGCTGGAGGCCGCGCGCGGCGCCTTGCTCATCCTGGCAAGCGGCGAGAAGCGCGCGCTGGAGGCCGCACGCCCGCTCTTCGAGGTCATGGGCAACCAGACCATCGACTGCGGAGCGCTCGGCAACGGCTCGCGCGTCAAGGTCATCAACAATTTCATGGGCGTTTCGCTCAACGCGCTCACGGCCGAGGCACTGACGCTTGCCGAGGCATCGGGCCTCGACATCCGGCTGGCGCTCGAAGTGATGCGCGGCACCATCGCGGGTATCGGGCACATGCGGGTGACATACCCGAACAAGGTGCTGAAAGGCGACCTGTCAGCCGGTTTTCCCGTCGACCTCGCGCATAAGGATCTGGGGCTGGCCCTTCAGCTCGCCGCGCGGGTAAACGCCCCGGTCTTCATGGGCGGGGCAGCCGCGCAGATCTACTCGATCGTGCGCGCGGATGGACGCGGACGGCAGGATTACACCGCCGTCTATCCCGTCTTGCGCACCCTCGCCGGCCTGCCCGACACCATCCCCTACGACCCTTCGGCGGACGATGAATACAACCCGTTCAACGCGTGAGGACGGTCGCAAAGATACACCGGGAGGATACGAAACCATGACCTTGAGACCTATCGGGGCCTCCGGCCTCTCATGCCTGTTGGCGACGGCCACCTTCGGTTCGCCGGCCCTGGCGCAATTTCCGGACCAGCCCATCCGGATCGTGGTGCCCTTCGCGGCAGGCGGCGGCGTGGATGCATTGGCCCGCCCCTTCGCCGTGCGCCTGGCCGAAATCCTGGGCCAGAACGTGCTGATCGAGAATCAAGGCAGCGCGACGGGCGAACTTGGCGCGGTCGCGGTGAAGATGTCGGAAGCGGACGGTTATACTCTGCTTCTCAGTTCGGCGGCCTTCGGGACGACCCCTGCCTTCTATCCGCAGGCCGCCTACGATCCCGTCGAGGATTTCGAGACGATCGCGATCCTGGCAAGCGCACCGCAGGTTCTCGTGGCCACGAACGAGCTGGACGCCGCCTCGGTCGAGGACATCATCGCAACGGCGAGGGAGAGCGACGCCCTGACCGTTGCGCTTAGCGCCACGACCGGCATTCAGGCCTTGGCGACCTATCTTCTGGCGGACCTTTCGGACATCGAGCTGACCTATGTTCCCTATCCGGGAGCAGGAGCCGCCTTTCCCGACCTCATGGCCGGCCGCGTCGATCTGATGATCGACAATCCGGGCTCGTCCCTGCCCCTCGTACAGGGCAACAGTCTCAAGCTCATCGCAACGACAGGCGCCGAGCGGCTGGAGGCGGCGCCCGATACGCCGACGATCGGCGAGACAATTCCCGGCTTCGAGGTCGCCAACTGGTTCGTGCTGGCCGCTCCGTCCGACACGCCGCAGGACGTGCTCGACGCCCTGAGCCAGGCCGCCCGGGAAGCGATCAATCACCCCGAGCTTGCCGAACGCCTGCAACGGGAGGGCACGACACCTTTCAGCCTCGACCAGGAGGAATCCTCTGCCTTCGTTCAAAGCGAGGTGGAAAGGTGGCGCGAGACGGTTTCCGACCTCGATCTTCAGGTGCACTAATCCCGGTCGGCTCATTGAGGATCGGCGCCCACACCACCCTGCCGAATGCTGGCCATCACGAGCATTCCGTGACTGGCAGGGGCATCGTCGCCGGGCTCGGCCGGCGCGGACCCCTTCCGCGCTTGCGTCCATCACGGTCGTGGTAGCATCCTGGCGATCGCCGGCAAGAGCGCCGCATGGCGGGTGGCCGGTTCGAACCCACGCGCCTCGGCGGCTTTTTGCAAGTCGTAGCGCGTCGCGCCCGGCTTGCCTCTCACTCATATGAGGCGATGAAGTCCGTCAGGTCGTCGCCCAGGAGATTGACATGGTCGCGCATCGCGGTGTGGGCGCGGTCCGCGTCGCGGTCGCAAATGGCGCGGACGATTTCCTCGTGCTCGTTGATCGTCTTCTCGAAACGGCGCGGGAGGGCGGTGACGCGGCGGCGGAACGGGGAGACCCGGTTGCGCAACTGGCGGGTCTGCTCCGCCAGATAGCCGTTTCGCGACGCGTCGTAGATGATCTCGTGGAACTCCTGGTTGGCGGCGTAGAAAGCCGCCACATCCGCCTCCGAATGATTCGCCATCTGGGCCAGCCGGCGGTGAACCTGAAGGAGCAGTTCCTCCTGCTGCCTGGAAGCCCGCCGCGCGGCCAGGCGCGCGCACAGGCCCTCCAGTTCGGCCATCACCTGGAACATCTCGATCAGCACGCTGACGCCGATCTTGCGCACCACCACACCCTGCCGGCCGCGCAACTCGACCAGTTCGTTCGCGCCCAGCAGGCGGAAGGCCTCGCGGACCGGCGTGCGTGACATGCCGAAGCGCTGGGCGATCTCCTGCTCGTCCAGCCGGTCGCCGGGCTTGAGGGCTCCGTTGACGATCTCGGTCTCCAGCTTCTGATGAAGGAAACCCGCGAGGGTGGTGCCGGGCTGCCGGACCGCCTCGTCCGCCCCGCCGGCCCCCGATGAGGATGCGCGGGGCGCGGACGACCGGGCGGGCTTGCGGCCACGGATGCCCTTCCTCGCCTTCGCCTTTTGCGGGGCTTCCTCGCCCGCCAGCGTATCCGACATGCCCATCCGCCTCTTGCTGAACCCAAAAACCGAACTCTCAAGGCTCACTTATCGCAGATCGGACCACGCTAGGAAACAAGCAGATGGAACGAGAGCACACGCTCGCCCCAATAATATGCAAGAATTATTTATAGGCATACATTAGCAGAATATGCCTTTCGATCGCGCAGCCCCCGGGGCGCCGCACGGCCGAGCGAAGGCGGCGACCGGCCTCGTCGGAATTCCCAAGAGACTGTATGAGCTTGAAGAATGGGATCGTTGGTTCGAACGGGTCGCAAGTGGCACGGTTCTTGCCACCCATCGGCCAACAGGACCTCGTAGATCGCCGGCTGCTGATTATGCAAGATATAGAATTACGCATACCAATGGACTGGAACGGAAAGCGGCAGGTTGGCCGCCGGCACCCTGCGGATGCCGTGCCGGTGGCGGCGATCGCCGCACCAAGCGGCCGGAACGCCGGCGACACCGGCCCGCTGATCGAGATGGAAGCCGTCTCGAAGAGCTTCGGGGAAGTGGTGGCGCTTCAGGACTTCAGGGTTCGCATCACCCCGGGCGAGCTCGTCACCGTCGTCGGCCCCTCCGGCTGCGGCAAGAGTACGCTGTTCAACATCCTCGCCGGGCTGGAGGAGCCCGATCCTCAAAGCATCCTGCGCTATCGCGGGCGCGGCTGCCGGGCCACGGAGCTGCTGGGCGAGGTCTCCTTCATGCCCCAGCGCGACCTTCTCCTGCCGTGGCGGAGCGTCATCGACAACGCCATCCTCGCACTGGAGATCGAGGGCGTGCCCCGGCGCGAAGCGCGGGAGACGGCACGGCGCATGTTGCCCGAGTTCGGCCTTGCCGGCTTCGGCGAACAGTATCCGCATCAGCTTTCGGGCGGTATGCGCCAGCGCGTCGCCCTCATGCGCACCTTCCTCTTCAAGCGCGACCTCATGCTGCTCGACGAACCCTTCGGCGCGCTCGATGCCCTCACGCGCGCCATGATGCAGCGCTGGCTGCTCGACCTCTGGCAGAAGCATCGGCGCACGGTCCTCTTCATCACCCACGATGTCGACGAGGCGCTCTTCCTCGGCGACAGGGTGCTGGTGATGAGCGCGCGCCCCGGCCGGGTGAAGCTGGAGCAGGAAGTGGCGCTGGAGCGCCCTCGCCTTCCGGAGGTCGTCACCTCCCCCGAATTCGTCGCGCTCAAGAAAATCCTGCTGGAGGCCATCGAGGAGGAGAGCCTGAAATCCTTCGCGGTCCGCAGCCCCTGAGCCAGCCTTCATCGGCCGCCGAGGCGCCTTCGGCGGCATGCCTGCCGCATGTCAACCGAGCTCGAAAAGGACAAAGACATGACCCGACGCCCTCTCCTTCTCGCCCTCTGCGCCGCCCTCGCCCTCCAGCCGCTGGCGGGCGGGCTTGCCTCCGCGCAGGAGCCGACCCCCGCCTCGCTGCGCCTGAAATGGCTTCCCCAGGCCCAGTTCGCCGGCTTCTACACCGCGCTGGAAAAGGGCTATTACGAGGAAGAGGGCATCGCCCTCACCATCAATCCGGGCGGGCCGAACATCCTGACGGAGAACCTTGTCGCCACCGGCGCCGACACGTTCGGCCTTTCAGGCGGAACGGACAGCGTCTTCGCCGCGCGCGACCGCGGCCTGCCGATCGTGTGCATCGGCGTCGCCCACCAGGTCACGCCCTTCGTGTTCGTGACGGCCGGGGACGGGCCGGTGGAGACGGTCCAGGATTTCGCCGGCAAGACCGTCACCACATGGTTCACCGGGGCCAACCACGTGCTCTCGGCGATGCTCGCCCATGAGGGGGTCGATCTCGGCACGGTCGACATGCAGCCGCAGCAGGTGAGCATGACGCCTTTCGTCGACGGCGAGGTCGATGTGGCCACCGCCACGCGCTACAACGAGCTCTACACGGTCAATACGCGCCTGGGCGCGGAGAATGTCCGCCTGTTCGTGCCGGAGGATTTCGGCGTCTCCTTCCCGCGCGACACGCTGATCGTTTCCGAACGGACCCTCGCCGACGACCCGGAGCTCGTGGCCGGTTTCCTGCGCGCCAGCATCCGCGGCTGGCAGGACGCCTTCGCCGATCCCGAGGGAGCGATCGACACGATCATGGCGGTGGCCCCCACGCTCGACCGGGCGCATCAGGAGTTCATGCTGGAAGAGGTGCGCGAGCTGATGACCGCCGGCCAGGCGGGAGAGGACGGCCTCTTCGCCATCGACCCGGCCGCCATCGGCTCGGCGCACGATCTGCTCGTGGAATACGGCGTCCTCTCCGCGCCGGTCGATCTCGACGCGGCGTTCGACGCCTCCGCGCTCGAAGCCATTCCCCTCGAAGATCGCGCGCTGTGAGCCGATGAGCGCCGTCACGCAAGCGGTCGCGCGTCCTGCCAGGGGGGCGGCGCGCGCCGCCCTATGGATCAGGCCGCTGCTCGGGGCGGTCGTCTTTCTCGCCGCAGTCGAGGCGATCGTCGTCCTTCTCGGCATCCGGCCCTACTACCTGCCGAGGCCGAGCGCCGTGTTCGGGGCCATCGCGGCCACGCCGCAGACTTATGCCCAGGGATTTGCGAGGACGCTGGCCGAGGCGCTTCTCGGCTTCCTGGCGGGCTCGCTCTTCGGCGTCGCCGCCGGCATCGCCTTCTTCCGTTCGCAGCTCCTGCGCGAAATGTTCTTCCCCCTTTTCATCGTCTCCCAGACGATACCCGTCATCGCCTTCGGCGCCATCGTGGTCCTGTGGTTCGGCAACACACTCTTCGCCAAGGCCGCCATCGCCTTCTATCTCAGCTTCTTTCCGGTCACGGTGAACACGCTGATCGGCTTCGGGGCGGTCGATCCGCGACAGGCGGCGCTGATGCGCTCGTTCGGAGCAGGCGAGCGCCAGCTCATGAGGCGGCTCTACCTGCCGGCCGCCATGCCGCAGATCTTCGTCGCCCTGCGACTTGCCTCCTCGCTGAGCCTCGTGGGCGCCATTGTCGGCGAATGGTTCGGCGACACCACGGGCCTCGGCGTCCTTCTCCTTCAAGCCATGTACAACGAGAACGTCACAGGCATCTGGGCCGCCATCGTCGTCTCGGCGGTGCTCGGCATCGGCTTCTACGGCACGATCGCGCTGATCGAGCGCGGGGTCGTCTTCTGGGGGAACGAGCAATGAGCCCGCCGTTGCAGGCTTCCTCCCGCGCCTTCGCGCGCGGGCTCTTCGGCGCCGCTCTCATTCTCCTCGCCTGGGAGTTCGCGGCCCGTGGGCTCGAACTGCCGCACTACATCCTGCCGGCGGTCAGCACGATCCTTGCCCACATG containing:
- a CDS encoding ABC transporter substrate-binding protein; amino-acid sequence: MTRRPLLLALCAALALQPLAGGLASAQEPTPASLRLKWLPQAQFAGFYTALEKGYYEEEGIALTINPGGPNILTENLVATGADTFGLSGGTDSVFAARDRGLPIVCIGVAHQVTPFVFVTAGDGPVETVQDFAGKTVTTWFTGANHVLSAMLAHEGVDLGTVDMQPQQVSMTPFVDGEVDVATATRYNELYTVNTRLGAENVRLFVPEDFGVSFPRDTLIVSERTLADDPELVAGFLRASIRGWQDAFADPEGAIDTIMAVAPTLDRAHQEFMLEEVRELMTAGQAGEDGLFAIDPAAIGSAHDLLVEYGVLSAPVDLDAAFDASALEAIPLEDRAL
- a CDS encoding ABC transporter permease; translation: MSAVTQAVARPARGAARAALWIRPLLGAVVFLAAVEAIVVLLGIRPYYLPRPSAVFGAIAATPQTYAQGFARTLAEALLGFLAGSLFGVAAGIAFFRSQLLREMFFPLFIVSQTIPVIAFGAIVVLWFGNTLFAKAAIAFYLSFFPVTVNTLIGFGAVDPRQAALMRSFGAGERQLMRRLYLPAAMPQIFVALRLASSLSLVGAIVGEWFGDTTGLGVLLLQAMYNENVTGIWAAIVVSAVLGIGFYGTIALIERGVVFWGNEQ